One Clostridia bacterium genomic window carries:
- a CDS encoding peptide deformylase: MVKELMHDPLFLAKKAEKANEEDLITAQDLLDTLTFHKEGCVGMAANMIGVNKSIICFDNGGTYMTMFNPEILKGTGPYQTEESCLSLLGGPRKTKRFKKIKVKYQNQEFKVRIQTFSDFTAQIIQHEIDHLNGILI, encoded by the coding sequence ATGGTTAAAGAGCTTATGCATGATCCGTTATTTTTAGCGAAAAAAGCGGAAAAAGCAAACGAAGAGGATTTAATAACGGCACAGGATTTGCTGGATACATTGACCTTTCACAAAGAGGGGTGCGTGGGCATGGCGGCAAACATGATTGGTGTCAATAAAAGCATTATCTGCTTTGACAATGGCGGAACGTATATGACCATGTTCAATCCCGAAATTTTAAAGGGGACAGGCCCGTATCAGACCGAAGAAAGCTGTTTGTCTCTTCTTGGCGGACCGCGCAAAACCAAGCGGTTCAAAAAGATTAAGGTGAAATATCAGAACCAAGAATTTAAGGTGCGTATCCAAACCTTTTCGGATTTTACCGCACAGATTATTCAGCACGAAATCGACCATTTAAACGGCATTTTAATATAA